The Desulfuromonadales bacterium region GGGACGCAGCCGCCGGCGGGCGGAGGGGACGAGTTGGATGCCGACCGGCACCTTCTGTTCTTTCGCCAGTTCCGGGCGCGGGGTGACGACGACGTCCCGGAAACGGTCGGAATTGAGGTAGTTGAGCTGGGTCTGGCCGAGCCGGGTATAAGAAAAGACATCCCCCTCGGCAAAGGCCAGGTAGCGCCGCAGAAAACGGTCCGGGAAGTCGGGAGCACCATGGATGAGGGGCTCGGCGAAACGGTATTGCTCACCGGTCGCCAGCGTCAGCTCGACTTCCGCCTGCTTGCGCTCGAGGTCGATCCCGATATGATGAACGGCGAACTCCGCATCCAGATAACCAAGGTCGAGGGCGCGGGCCTTGAGTTTTCCCTTGGCCTGTTCATAGAGGTCCTGGCGCAGGACGTGGCCAGGTTGCAGGGGGAAATCCCGGATCTGCTGCCGCAACCCCTTCTCCGCGGCACCGGGGCCGACCACCGCCACCGCCACACGCTCGACGCGGACCGCTTCGCCTGCGTGGATCTCCACCCTCAGACGATACGTTCCCTCGGCGACCTTCTCGGAAGGTGTTTCGGCCCCTTCGAGGTACGACTCGACCTCTTCGATAATCGTCTCACCCTCTTCGAGGTGGGCCTCGACCCGGGCATGGTAATAGCCGAAAGGCTTGAGCGCCTCGGCCGCCAGTTTCGGTACCTGACGGGCAAAGCGTTCCACCCATTCCCGGTCGACGCGGCCGTCTCTTACCAATCCCGGAGGAGGCGCCAGTGTCGCCTCCAGGTTTTTCAGCGCCTCTCCCTCCACCCCCTTGATCACTACCCGAAGTGGTTCCGCCGCCTGCACCGGTCCGGCAGCGGCAGCGCCGATCCCCACCAGGAGGAACAGTCCGACAAGGAGCCGGTGTCCCCCACGGACCCTGCTCTCCCCTTTCCGGGACCGGAAAAATTCAATGATCGGCATCCGCAGGCCGGTTCGCTCCATTCCATGCTCCAACATCGGCAACGACCGAACGTTTCAACCGTTCAGTCTCATTTCCAGGTATTCCTTGAGCACCACGGCGTTGTTGTGTTCTTCGTCCTTCGCTCCGAAGACCAGTGTCAGCCCTTCCCCCCGCGCCTTTTGGACCAGTTCGGCTACGATCTCTTCCTTCTCCGCAAGCTCGGCGAAGTAGCGCCGC contains the following coding sequences:
- a CDS encoding POTRA domain-containing protein; translated protein: MERTGLRMPIIEFFRSRKGESRVRGGHRLLVGLFLLVGIGAAAAGPVQAAEPLRVVIKGVEGEALKNLEATLAPPPGLVRDGRVDREWVERFARQVPKLAAEALKPFGYYHARVEAHLEEGETIIEEVESYLEGAETPSEKVAEGTYRLRVEIHAGEAVRVERVAVAVVGPGAAEKGLRQQIRDFPLQPGHVLRQDLYEQAKGKLKARALDLGYLDAEFAVHHIGIDLERKQAEVELTLATGEQYRFAEPLIHGAPDFPDRFLRRYLAFAEGDVFSYTRLGQTQLNYLNSDRFRDVVVTPRPELAKEQKVPVGIQLVPSARRRLRPGIGYGTDTGARGTLRYKDVNIFHRGHEFSAEFNLAERQQSLTAEYVMPSYRKLTDHTALRTGYERQDIDTFESRSLFVEGELVRAFGSGRLGSAFLRLQQEDFTIGAEDSRSRLVLPGL